The following nucleotide sequence is from Coffea eugenioides isolate CCC68of chromosome 10, Ceug_1.0, whole genome shotgun sequence.
GTGCCGAATACTAGCCTTGGCCTCTGCAAGGAATTTAGGATCTGGCTCATGCTTATGTGACGGTTCCTTCATTGCCATACAAATGTAGAATGCAATAATCACATTGACAGATATGACAGCCAGGAAACCACTCAACAATGTAACAGAATAAGGAGACAATTGAGTAGAACCTGTTAAAAAGTGGACATGTTAGTTAAAAATGGCTTATAATCACAGCAACAATGATACTGAATGCGACCAGAAGGCCAGAATGGAAAGGGCAATGGAAAACAATATACGCTGAGTTTTCAGGAGGTTAAGTAGCTTAATCACAAATCATTTAATAGTGGTCCAAGCGAGACATAAATGCAACCCAAATGCATACATTTCTAAATAATAACTGCTAAGACTCTACTTAAAACTATCTAAACGGCTTCCAACAATGAACAGATAATCCTAAActgcaaaagaaaagaggacaACCGTGAAGGATCAGAGGCTAAAACTTAGACAAATATGTATCAAAATATTAGACTTCAATGTAGAATCAGTGCCTCAGATGTTCACATATGTTCCCTGTCATATTTAACATCTTTTGAAGAATTTCAAATAAGGACAAAGAATTATGACAACAGTAATGATTTATGAACCATGTTGCATTACATTCTTTCCCCTAAATGAATCCCCCTCAAGGTAAGGGAAACCAAAAGGTTGGAAAAACAAACACAAATCATCAAGCAAAGGGGGGAAAATTTAGGCTGTAATGTCTCAATCAAAATATACCATAGCCCACCCCCACTTTAAAACTAAAGCCACTTCTCAACAGCAAGACATATAGTCAGTAattaacaaatttaattttgaaatacTACCTTACCTGTAACGAACATCAAAGTCAAACCACATGTAGCAAGAACAATACTAACGTAAAACCATCACTCATGTGAAAAACCACCATTTAGCCTCCCCTAGATAGAATCTCTAAAACGGACTTGACTAATATTATTGCCGTGCAGCATAGCCGAAGGACAAGCATTCAAACTCCCCACTTCCCATGGCCTTACATTTCATAGCAATTCCAGTAACATGACAGtcaaccaaaaattgaccagtCAAATCCTTCACAAGACACTACATTACCGATGAACTCGTGAAAGCACAGTTCATTACCTATAATACTTAACAGTATAAATTTAACATTCTACCTCCTTCCTTTGCAAATATGCCTCCTTCCTTTGCAAATAGGCACAACCTTTTTCTGTCTTAAACAGTTCATCTTTCTACCTGATTTGATTTTCCTCCACGAAAAACTAATGAAGTTAAAATTCTGTAGGTCCCAGATAAAACAAGGACTACATCTTAGCACATTGCGAACAGCTCAGCCTTTGTCACTTCAATTCAATGATGACACTTTCTGGCTGTTAAACACCTATTTTTCTGGCAGAGATAAAGTGCCCTTGTCACGAGTGGCAGACAGGTATTCCTTCTGCCAAAGATGCACCTCAGAATTCCATAGTAATAAAATTTACACTTAGTTGAAAAAGAGCAGGTTGTCTACAGTTTTTTAGTCAACATATCTCTGAATAACTAGCATTTTCAAAGCCCTAAAACTTCATAACCCCTAGAAATCAAGTTTTGTAAAATGCCTCTTTCAAGAACAGATTGTGGGGAAAATCTAGACCGACACTTGTCACTGTTTTCAGACTATAAGCAGTCAAAAGCAGCTATTTTCAGCAAGTCTGTAATAGAAAATGGCTAAATATAAAAGAAGCATGAAGCTGCTAAGAACCACTTACCAGGAAACAAATTATGGTTGAAACCATATAAAATAGCAACAGGAGCAGCCCACATAAACATAGACGCAATAACAAATTTTTGTATTACTCCCACCATGGTACCTTCTTCCTGTAAATGCTATGCAGTGTCAAATTAAAGTGCAAAATGAACCAAGTCTTTCATTGAAAGTTTTCACAGTAAACATCAAAACGTGCAACAAATCAAATAAGCATTAACAGGTATTCACAAAATTATTTAACTGTTATCATGTGAGATCCATCCTTGAAAACATCAGTTGcaaattttacaaataaataTGAGAAAAGGAATCGTATAACCAGGGAATGTCAATAGGGACTCCAAGGTAATACAACAATTATCAAAGCGCTCTATTAACAAGTTTGTGTAATTGATTACTATAAATTAATATCAAATATTATGACAAGAAGGTTTCTCAGTGACAACCTCATTTTCATGCCTTGTTATGGAcagctttttctttttaaagcaAATTCCTGATTATCTGTGTAATTTCAAGAacattttattcttttaaaccttTCAAAAAGCTAAAAGCTGGAATAAACACCAATGTGCAACAAATCAAATAGCCATCACCAAGTATTCACAAAACTTTTAACTCTTATTAATGTGAGATCCATCCttgaaaacaacaaataaatatGATAGAAGGAATCGTATAACCAGGGAATGTCAAAAGGGACTCCAAGGCGATACAACAATTATCAAAGCGCTCTATTAACAAGTTTGTGCAATTGATACTAAAAATTAATATCAAATATCATGAGAAGAAGGTTTCTCAGTGACAACCTCATTTTCATGCCTTGTTATGGACAGCTTTTCTTTTTAAAGCAAATTACTGATTATCTGTGTAATTTCAAGAacattttattcttttaaatCTTTCAAAAAGCTAAAAGCTGTAATAAGCACCATCAGAATCAATTTTTCTTTGACTTAGTAAGCTAAAATTAAAAGCTCTAATCAATTGAAAGCACCTCAAAACAGGTTTTAGCCGGGAAAGCAACAATGAGAGAGCTGTGGACGTACCAAAATGGGTAGAAGTTTGGCTAGTATTGAGGGAAAGCAGGATTGGGAGCCTCAAATCAGAAATGTATGTGTGGTAAGGATTTGCCAGTGAAGAAGGAAGCAcaaatttataaataaaaaataatggaAAGAATGAAAAGATATGATGGACAGTAAGAAAGATTTTGTTATTCCCCTCAAGGTACACCATATATGCATGAATGTTTATGCAGATGTGTGTGCTTTGATTTTCCATCTATTTTGAATCACATGAAAATATATTACCAATCAAATAAATGGATTACTTTTTCATGTCAATGTAGTGACTTTCTTAGGAGAAGAAAGCAGTACAAGTAAGTGAATTGTGTTTATTGTAAATTGAAACTGCTAGCTTTTATACCATTTCAGAATTTGAGTTTGCACTCTACTTTGCAGGATGaggaaatctttttttttttttgtctagaATATCCCAAAGTGTTACAAATTCAATGAGTTTCCATGTAAAGCATGCTTTACAGTTCAAGCATCATTTTGCATAATCCTTTACAGTAATCTTCTAAAAGGAAAGGAATTAACCTTCTCTCTGGAACTCTTAAAGGAATAAGTTCATAATCATGTAGTGTAACTTATATTTCCTGAGCACCTCTCCATATTTAAGGTGGTATAAAATAAGGTGCTGACACAAAATGGTAGTATGGTCTACCCTGTCTAGAAAAATACAGAACAATGGTGCTATAAGCAAGTGCCAACTAAAACCAATCCCTCTATCAATACAATCATATATTCGTATGCCATCTAATTCAATTCATTATTGTTTTCCTTCAAAGAAATAATTCCATCATAAAAAATTTCCTGAAAGCTATTCAATGCAAATATTATCATACCATTtgacaccaaaaatttcaatttcagTGTCTTTATACCACCTCGGGTTAATTAGTACATATACTGATTTTCAAGACATATATTTTTCATTCCTTTCCAACAATGTTAAAAAAGTTTACACAATCCAAATTAATGGGAGAACTTTTTAACCTACACTAAATCATTTGGTAACTCCACATGACTAATATACAATCCATATCCATTTTCTAACTCCTCAACTCACCTAAAAAAGTTCGAAACTTCCCCTAACCTAACCCAATCAAgctaaaaatttccaaatacACCATCAACAAAtgaagtttttggagaaaaaaaataacCTTTACACAATAGAAATCATTATGCACAGAAAAGCTGCCTCCTTGACAACAATTCAACTCACCCAGCAATTCAATAAAACCTAAAAAATTAAAAGCGGTCCTGTATTCAATCTTCAAACCaatttccttcaaaaaaaaaaataaaaacctaaTATTGATAGTCGTGTTGCATAATTACATACATGCATGAACGAACCTGAGGTTGCTGCCAAGAGGCTGAATTGAAGGAGAGTGATCTCGATGAGAGAGAAGTCCGGACCGTGTGGTCAATGGTagttggaaaaaagaaaaacacagtTCGGATAATTCAAATCAACTTAATTGTGGCAGCGGCAGAGCGATGTGCCGGAAGTCATCTGCAATTCTTTTATAGTCCGACTAAAAGCTTAGGGCTTAGGAGCTTTGAAAGAGACTAGGAGAGAAACACCGTACCATGCACAGTTAATATATGCCTATTGCCCAGTTATGCCCtgcaaaattgtaaattatTGTGATGGTCAATGTTGAATTATTCAGGGCAGTATAATTAGTGACAAAATTGTTGATTAAAAGAATTTAGTGAAAGTTGCAATGCGGTGTCATTCAAAAAACAACTAACCATAACAGAACAAAAATTAGGAGCTACATAACTGGCCTATATACACTATATTATATGATATACTGGAACTAAAGATGTCCACTATTTAAAATGCCAAGGTACATATTGTCTGGATCCacaaacaaagcaaattaaTTTTCACCATAAATCCACATACATAAAACAGACATTAAAATTACTCCAATCTTGAATCTCAAAACAAAGCCAAAACAGCATTCTAATCATGATCATGCAGATAAAAGCAATAggccttctttctttctcccagtttttttttctcccaTTGGTGAGCAAAAAATTGGGACTTCATAGGTGATCCACTTAGCATTTTGTAGAAAGTTCCAAGTTTTTGATATTCtacctcaaaaacaaaataCTTCACTAATTACAAAGTCACACAAGGTCACAATAGCTTATGCAAGTTCTTAAATAACCCTATATCAGATTGACTCTATTTGTATTAGCTGTTTTGGGAgtgtttttcaaatatttcactttagcagtgtatatgaaaaaaaatttactgtAAATGTTTTTTTGTGATGTTTTTAGATGCATTTTTTGGATATATTTtggggtatttttaaaatttaaaatttttctaatattttttaaaaattaccaccaccaccccctcccttctcctccctctctttcttcatcctccctctttttcttcctcctcctcccctcCTCTTCCATCTCTTTCCTCCTCCCTTTCTTTCCTCCGCTcctcccttccccttcccctcccTTTCCCCACCATGGCTCacccctccccttccccctaGATCCAGCCAAGGCCAGATTGAGGCTTCTGGTCATGACATTGCGGCCAGATTGCAGTCCT
It contains:
- the LOC113749479 gene encoding uncharacterized protein LOC113749479 isoform X2; amino-acid sequence: MVGVIQKFVIASMFMWAAPVAILYGFNHNLFPGSTQLSPYSVTLLSGFLAVISVNVIIAFYICMAMKEPSHKHEPDPKFLAEAKASIRHSESTEAEDSSNTRTKQE
- the LOC113749479 gene encoding uncharacterized protein LOC113749479 isoform X1: MHEEGTMVGVIQKFVIASMFMWAAPVAILYGFNHNLFPGSTQLSPYSVTLLSGFLAVISVNVIIAFYICMAMKEPSHKHEPDPKFLAEAKASIRHSESTEAEDSSNTRTKQE